The Streptomyces sp. WZ-12 genome segment CAACTGCCCCTGCGTCCGCACCCCGGGGCCGCCGATACTGCGCCCCTGGAGGAGGCTGCGGAGAAGGTGGCCGCCGCCTTGCTGGAGCATCCCGATGTCCTCCTTGCCTATTGGGACGGCAGGCTGTCCCGGCTGGTGGTGCGGGCGACCGACGAGGCCCTGGTCGGCACCGTCGAACGCCGGGCGACGGAGCTGGCCGCCCGGTACGGACTGGAAGACTCCGACGGGACGGCGGAACCACACCTTCCGCACCCGGGGAGCGCCGCCGATGTGCGTGCTGCGGCGATGGTCCTGGCCTGCGACGCGGCGGGCATCGCCACGGCGTTGACGACACAGGTGATGCGGTTGCAGAAGTCGCCGCGGCTGGTCACCGCGGCGGTGACGCTGCTCCGGGAGGACTCCCGGGTCCGCGACGTGCTGCGCCGCCGGCTCGGTACGACCGGCACCGACCTGGTGCTGGCCGCGGTCAACGCCGCCACGCACGGTCTGGGCCAGTCGCCGACCGCGCTCGTGCTGGACGGGGCGCTGCGGACGGGGCAGTTGGCGGAGGCGCTGGCCCGAGCCGCCGCGTTCGACGCCGCACACGACAGCCTCTGCCTGCCGGACCGGCCGAGCCTGTCCGGGGCCGGGCTGTCCCGGCCACCGCTCCGGCGGAATCCGGGCGAGGAGTACGCCGACACCGCGGTCACGGGAAGCCTCGTGGGAGCAGCCGCAACGCTGGTGTTCACCCGCAGCCTGGCCGGTGCCGCGGAAGCGGTCCTGGCCGGATCACCGAAGGCGGCACGCTACGGCCCCACGGCCTTCACGGCCGCCGTGGGCAGCGCCCTGGCCCAGGGCGGAGTGCTGGTCCGCAGCGTCGAGCGGCTGCGCCGACTGGAACTCGTGGACACCGTGGTTCTGCACCCCGGAGCCCTGCGCAGCCCACGGCGGACGGTCCTCGACGTCGACCCCGGCACGTCTTCGTGGGACCACGACCGGCTCTGGCACGCCGCGACCGCGGCGCTGCGCGGCGTCGACGACGCGGCCGGTGGCGCCAACCGGCCTGCGGTGAGCCTCCGTTTGGCCTCCGACAACGAGCCGGCGGACACCGGTTTGATGATCGCCTCCACGGGTGGGGAGGACATCGGCACCGTGCTCGTCGGGTGGGAGCTCGACCCGCGAGCCGAGTCGGTGTTGGACGCCGCCCGCCGGGCCGGCCTGAACGTCGTGATGGTGGACGACCCCTCCCTCGGCGACTTCGCGTCACTGGCGGACACGGTCGTCGCCCCCGAACGGCCGTTGGCCGAGGTCGTGCGCGGGCTGCAGGACGACGGCAAAGTGGTGGTGACCGTCACGCGCATCGACCACGAGGACGCCGGGAGCCACAAGGTGCTCGCGGGGCTGCTGGCCGGTGATCTCGCCGTGTCCGTCACCGATGGGCGCAGCACGGTGGTCTGGGATGCCGATGTCCTGGCGCTGAACGGTCTGGAGGGAGTGCGGCGGCTGCTGGCAGCCACCTCTGCCGCGCGCTCCGTCAGCCGTCGTTCCACGGTCCTCGCTCAGTCCGGGACGGCGCTGTCCGGGCTCTTGGTGGTCACGGGAGGCTCGCCCGCCCGACGCATGCTCCTGCCGACCGGGGTCCGGCTCAGCCCCGTCAACGCGGCGGCCGGTGCGGCCCTGTTCTCGGGGTGGCGGGCCGCGTACGGCTCGCTCGGCCGCCGAGCGCCCCACCCGGGTCCGCGCGTACCGTGGCACGCCCTGCACCCCGACGAGGCACTGTCCCGGCTGGCCAGCATGCCCCGAACCGCCCCCACGATGCTGTCGCGGCTGCGCACCGGCGCGGATGCCGCGGCCCGATTACCGGTCTTCGCCCCGGCGCGCCTCACGATGTCCTTGGTCGCGGCCGTGCGCGCGGAACTCGACGACCCCCTCACCCCCGTGCTCGCGGTCGGCGCGGCAGCCTCGGCGGTCCTCGGGTCCACCGTCGACGCCCTCCTGGTCACCGGGGCGTTGGGAATGAACGCCATGGTGGGCGGGGTGCAACGAGTGCGCGCCGAGCGCGCGTTGGCCGCCCTCGCGGTGGGCCAGCGACAGACGGCCCGGCGCATCACCGACTCCCGGGCGGGGGCGACGGCGGTCGTCGACGCCGCCCGGCTGAAGCCAGGCGACCTGATCGAACTGGCCACCGGCGACGTGGTGCCCGCCGATGCCCGACTCCTGGCAGCCGTCGACATGGAGGTCGACGAATCCGCCCTGACGGGCGAGTCGTTGCCGACCCGCAAACAGGTGGCCCCCACACCACGCGCGGCCGTGGCGGACCGCAGTTGCATGGTCTACGAAGGCACGACCGTGGTCGCGGGCCGCGGCCGGGCCGTCGTGGTCGGCACCGGTGACCAGACCCAGGCCGGACGCGCCGCGTCCCTGGCCTCGCGGGCTCCGGCCGCGGCCGGGGTACAGGCACGGTTGCAGGAACTGACGAAGAGGGTGCTGCCGCTCACCCTCGCCGGCGGGGCGGCCGTCACCGCACTGTCCCTGCTGCGCGGGCGCCCGGTACGCGAAGCCGTCGGTGGCGGCGTGGCGGTGGCCGTGGCGGCGGTCCCGGAAGGTCTCCCGCTCGTGGCGACGGTCGCGCAGATGGCTGCGGCGCGCCGGCTCAGCAGGCGCGGGGTACTGGTGCGCACCCCGCGCACCCTGGAGGCGCTGGGCCGTATCGACACCATCTGCTTCGACAAGACCGGCACCCTGACCGAGAACCGGCTGCACGTCGTGCACCTCGTCACCGCCCAGGGCGTCACCCACGCCGCCAACGCCCCCGAAGCCGCCGCGGTGTTGCAGGCCGCGGCCCGTGCCTGCCCGCGCCCCGACGAGACGGGAGTGCACGCACACGCCACCGACGAAGCCGTCCTGGCCGCGGCCCAGGACGACCCGGACTGGCTGCAGATCGACGCCCAGCCCTTCGAAGCCAGCCGCGGCTACGCCGCCGCCCTCGGACAGCACACCGCGGACGGTGGCGCGCACCTGATGGTGATCAAGGGTGCACCGGAAGTCGTGCTGCCGTGCTGCGCGGACGTCCCCGCCGATGCGGAGGAGAGCGCACACTCCCTGGCAAGCCAAGGGCTGCGCGTGCTGGCCGTCGCCCGGCGCCGGCTCGCTCCCGACGAAGCGCCCGACGCGCTGGACGAGCCCCTGACACGGCTGGAGTTCCTGGGGTTCGTGGCACTGGCCGACACTCCGCGGGCCGGCTCCGCTCCACTGGTGGCCGGGCTGCGCCAGGCCGGGCTACGACCGGTGATCCTCACCGGCGACCACCCGCAGACCGCCCGGGCCATCGCGGTGGCCCTGGGCTGGCCGCAGGACGTCACCGTGGTCACCGGTCACCGGCTGTCCGCCCTCGACCGGGCCGGCCGGGCCGAACTCCTGCGGGACTGCGGCGTGGTGGCCCGCGTCGCCCCTGAGCAGAAGCTCCAGGTCATCGAGGCGCTCCGGGAAGCGGGGCGCGTGGTGGCCATGGTCGGCGACGGCGCGAACGACGCCGCGGCGATCCGCGCCGCCGACGTCGGTGTCGGCATCGCGGCACGCGGATCGGCCGCGGCGCGCAACGCGGCGGACCTGGTCATCACGGGGGACGAACTGTCCGTCCTCGTCGACGCCGTGGCCGAGGGCCGGGCCCTGTGGCGGAGCGTGGCCGATGCCATCAGCATCCTGATCGGCGGCAACTTCGGCGAGGTCGGCTTCACCGTGCTCGGCACCCTGCTCGACGGCGCCTCCCCGCTGTCCACACGGCAGTTGCTGCTGGTCAACCTCCTCACCGACATGTTCCCGGCGATGGCCGTGGCGGTCACCCCGCAGGACGAGGAGCCGGGCGAAGAAACGTCCCTGCCCGGCGATGCGCCGGTGGGCATCGCCGCCCTCGGTGCCCCGCTGACCCGGCAGATCCGCCAACGCGGCCTGGTCACCGGGCTGGGCGCGACCACGGCATGGCTGGTCGGCCGGCTCACCCCGGGCTCGGCCCGGCGGACCAGCACCATGGCACTGTGCGGAGTGGTCGGAGCCCAACTCACCCAGACCATCAGGGGCCGACAGCGCAGCCCCCTGGTGATGGCGACCGCCTTCGGCTCCGCCCTCGTCCTGGCCGGCATCGTCCAGACACCCGTGGTCAGCCACTTCTTCGGGTGCACACCACTGGGCCCGGTCGCCTGGACCGGGGTCGGCGCAGGCGTCGGCGCCGCCGCCCTCTCCCCGTGGGTATTGCCGCCCGCCGAACACCTACTGACCCGCCTGACAGCCACCCTGCGCCCAACCGTCCAGGTGACGCGCTGACGCAGCGAGGGAGCTCGGGGGACGGGGCCGGCAGGTGCCCCGTCCCCTCCCGACATGTGCGCGCCACCCCGCTCTCGGCGTCGCGAACGGCGGTGGCGGCACTCACGTCGGTGGGTACCAGACCGGATTCTCACCGAATCCGGCCGATGCCCGGCCCTACCGAGCGGACCTCGTCCGGATCGAGTGCGGGCCCCAAGTCCGGCCACGGGCAGGGGCGTTCAGGGCGTCGGAGTCGCGGCGACGAGGACTACGTGGCTGCCCTGGCCGCGTTCGAGCAGGCGCACCTGGAGCCCACAGTCGGCGAGTTGGTCGGCCACCGCCGCACTGTCCTGGTAGAGGTAGCGCCAGACCACCACGGTGTCGTCCGGCTCGAACGACACCGTGCGGCTGCCCCCTGCGGCGTCGAAGGTCACGGTGACCGGCTCCAGGAACCGTGCGCGGACGAAGATTTCGCTGCGCGCCCGGTCGAACCCCGATTCGGTGACGTACCAGGAGCGGTCGATGGCAAGCAGGTCCAGTCCCGCGAGCTGCTGCGGCTTGTGTGCGTCTCC includes the following:
- a CDS encoding cation-translocating P-type ATPase, whose amino-acid sequence is MVLRLLTGLPAAGLGVALAVPARVVTHLASPADALRRGAAELSSTGVRTAASAAAEASATAVRMARVARNALAPADGCWRAGSRLQLPLRPHPGAADTAPLEEAAEKVAAALLEHPDVLLAYWDGRLSRLVVRATDEALVGTVERRATELAARYGLEDSDGTAEPHLPHPGSAADVRAAAMVLACDAAGIATALTTQVMRLQKSPRLVTAAVTLLREDSRVRDVLRRRLGTTGTDLVLAAVNAATHGLGQSPTALVLDGALRTGQLAEALARAAAFDAAHDSLCLPDRPSLSGAGLSRPPLRRNPGEEYADTAVTGSLVGAAATLVFTRSLAGAAEAVLAGSPKAARYGPTAFTAAVGSALAQGGVLVRSVERLRRLELVDTVVLHPGALRSPRRTVLDVDPGTSSWDHDRLWHAATAALRGVDDAAGGANRPAVSLRLASDNEPADTGLMIASTGGEDIGTVLVGWELDPRAESVLDAARRAGLNVVMVDDPSLGDFASLADTVVAPERPLAEVVRGLQDDGKVVVTVTRIDHEDAGSHKVLAGLLAGDLAVSVTDGRSTVVWDADVLALNGLEGVRRLLAATSAARSVSRRSTVLAQSGTALSGLLVVTGGSPARRMLLPTGVRLSPVNAAAGAALFSGWRAAYGSLGRRAPHPGPRVPWHALHPDEALSRLASMPRTAPTMLSRLRTGADAAARLPVFAPARLTMSLVAAVRAELDDPLTPVLAVGAAASAVLGSTVDALLVTGALGMNAMVGGVQRVRAERALAALAVGQRQTARRITDSRAGATAVVDAARLKPGDLIELATGDVVPADARLLAAVDMEVDESALTGESLPTRKQVAPTPRAAVADRSCMVYEGTTVVAGRGRAVVVGTGDQTQAGRAASLASRAPAAAGVQARLQELTKRVLPLTLAGGAAVTALSLLRGRPVREAVGGGVAVAVAAVPEGLPLVATVAQMAAARRLSRRGVLVRTPRTLEALGRIDTICFDKTGTLTENRLHVVHLVTAQGVTHAANAPEAAAVLQAAARACPRPDETGVHAHATDEAVLAAAQDDPDWLQIDAQPFEASRGYAAALGQHTADGGAHLMVIKGAPEVVLPCCADVPADAEESAHSLASQGLRVLAVARRRLAPDEAPDALDEPLTRLEFLGFVALADTPRAGSAPLVAGLRQAGLRPVILTGDHPQTARAIAVALGWPQDVTVVTGHRLSALDRAGRAELLRDCGVVARVAPEQKLQVIEALREAGRVVAMVGDGANDAAAIRAADVGVGIAARGSAAARNAADLVITGDELSVLVDAVAEGRALWRSVADAISILIGGNFGEVGFTVLGTLLDGASPLSTRQLLLVNLLTDMFPAMAVAVTPQDEEPGEETSLPGDAPVGIAALGAPLTRQIRQRGLVTGLGATTAWLVGRLTPGSARRTSTMALCGVVGAQLTQTIRGRQRSPLVMATAFGSALVLAGIVQTPVVSHFFGCTPLGPVAWTGVGAGVGAAALSPWVLPPAEHLLTRLTATLRPTVQVTR